The following proteins come from a genomic window of Coffea arabica cultivar ET-39 chromosome 11c, Coffea Arabica ET-39 HiFi, whole genome shotgun sequence:
- the LOC140016563 gene encoding uncharacterized protein codes for MVWRLISNVWFSVLVNGVPHGFFKSSRGLQQGDPLSPALFIIGSKVLSRALNSLVSLSRSVGYTVPRHCPPVSHLAFADDVIIFANGSVAALKRVIRVLERYQNDSGQLVNVQKSGYLVHPRVSSARKGVIERVTKFQRKQFPVRYLGAPLFIGRAKEVYYSDLCQKVLNTVLSWKSRLLSFGEKLILIKHVLSSIPIHLLVVGVMPKGVFRMLERLCVDFLWGAAFYLWVEVLEGISFHHVMKNRKWVTSRLAEFLPIDMVLQVLEVAGPSGVSPARMIWLASSSGQFSLSSAYREVCEVRSPSLLFHQIWQASVPLKVSFFMLRLLFNRLLLDDVLVSRGFQLPSKCSCCPVSHSESLHHLFVEGSMQRQCGNSLVRDKAVFQGTVQSPTEVCQAVFRDLKDGYWLKFGELQRVWDWPVFLDSVEGRPDTILIRQIRWHAPCPGSIKLNIDGCSKGNPGVSGGGGILRNAAGCMVFAFSGYFGICTSLQAEAKALLLGLQLCEQRGVIGNLVVETDSWLLQQVLMRNHQCPWAISDEVGKIELVVRGGVLTHCYREANKVTDVLAKAGSAHPHQWVCIYECLVELPIRARGEYRLDKLGFPSFRRFRVPSATARV; via the exons ATGGTTTGGAGGTTGATTTCCAATGTTTGGTTCTCGGTGTTGGTGAATGGTGTGCCTCATGGTTTCTTCAAATCTTCGCGAGGGTTACAACAAGGGGACCCATTATCGCCCGCGCTGTTTATCATTGGTTCAAAGGTTCTCTCCCGAGCCTTAAATTCTCTAGTGTCCTTGTCGAGGTCTGTGGGTTACACGGTACCGAGGCATTGCCCCCCTGTATCTCACTTGGCGTTTGCTGACGATGTTATAATTTTTGCCAATGGGAGTGTGGCTGCATTGAAGAGAGTCATACGGGTATTAGAGAGGTACCAGAATGATTCTGGCCAGTTAGTTAATGTGCAGAAGAGTGGGTATTTAGTGCACCCTCGGGTTTCATCAGCTCGCAAAGGTGTGATTGAGCGGGTTACTAAGTTTCAAAGGAAGCAGTTTCCAGTGCGGTATCTGGGTGCCCCGTTGTTTATTGGTAGAGCCAAGGAGGTGTATTACTCGGACTTGTGCCAAAAGGTCCTTAATACGGTGCTGTCTTGGAAATCTCGGCTGCTCTCTTTTGGCGAGAAACTTATCTTGATTAAGCATGTTCTGTCCAGCATACCGATCCACTTGTTGGTAGTAGGTGTCATGCCAAAAGGAGTGTTTCGGATGCTTGAAAGGTTGTGTGTAGATTTTCTGTGGGGAGCG GCTTTTTATCTGTGGGTGGAGGTGCTTGAAGGCATCTCCTTTCACCACGTTATGAAGAATAGGAAATGGGTCACGTCAAGGCTAGCGGAATTTTTGCCGATCGACATGGTGCTGCAGGTACTGGAGGTGGCTGGCCCTAGTGGGGTCTCCCCTGCTCGAATGATATGGTTAGCGTCTAGTTCGGGACAGTTTTCGCTATCGTCTGCATATAGAGAGGTCTGTGAGGTGAGGTCGCCGTCTCTCCTTTTTCACCAGATATGGCAAGCGAGCGTGCCCCTTAAGGTGTCTTTCTTTATGCTGCGGCTTCTGTTTAATCGTCTTCTCTTAGATGATGTATTAGTTTCAAGGGGGTTCCAGCTCCCATCAAAGTGCTCGTGCTGTCCGGTATCGCACTCTGAATCTCTTCACCACTTGTTTGTGGAGGGGTCCATGCAACGTCAGTGTGGCAATTCTTTGGTTCG GGATAAAGCAGTGTTCCAGGGGACGGTGCAAAGTCCTACAGAGGTATGTCAGGCCGTCTTTCGGGATTTAAAGGATGGTTATTGGCTAAAATTCGGGGAGTTGCAGCGGGTGTGGGATTGGCCTGTATTCCTGGATTCGGTAGAAGGTCGGCCTGATACCATCCTCATTCGACAAATTAGGTGGCACGCCCCATGTCCTGGCAGTATTAAGCTCAATATTGATGGATGCTCGAAAGGTAACCCGGGGGTGAGTGGTGGAGGGGGGATCCTTCGAAACGCTGCAGGGTGTATGGTATTTGCGTTCTCTGGGTATTTTGGGATTTGTACCAGCTTGCAAGCAGAAGCCAAAGCGTTACTACTTGGGCTGCAATTATGTGAACAACGGGGTGTTATTGGTAATTTGGTGGTCGAAACGGATTCCTGGCTGTTACAACAAGTGCTTATGAGGAATCATCAGTGCCCTTGGGCCATTAGTGACGAGGTggggaagattgagctagtggTTAGGGGAGGTGTTCTCACACACTGTTATAGGGAAGCAAACAAGGTCACGGATGTGTTGGCGAAGGCAGGCTCTGCTCATCCTCATCAATGGGTTTGTATCTATGAATGTTTAGTTGAATTGCCCATAAGGGCTAGGGGTGAATATCGGTTGGATAAGCTTGGCTTTCCTTCCTTCCGTAGATTTAGGGTACCAAGTGCTACTGCCAGAGTGTAA